The segment ATATCGATGCCCTGACCTTTGCCGGTGCTCTGGAAGCACGCGGCACCCTGGACGCGCTGCCCGAGCGCATTATCCTGCGCAATGTGGCCCTGAAGGGCGTGCAGGAGCAGACCGGGCCGTTCAGCCTGTACGGCTCCGCCACCTACACGCCCACGACCCTGGAAACGGCCCTGACCGGCAGCCTGCGTGGCGGCGTGCTGCGCGCCGACGGTGCTCTGCCTGCTGGGGTGCGCGTGACCGTGCGTGACCTGCCGACGGCCTACGTCGGCGCCGCATCGCTGGGCAAGGGCGCCCTGACAGCCGACCTGACGCTGCGTGGGGCTGCAGCCGATCCCAGCGTGGCCGGGACGGTCAACGCCACCACCGACAGCCTCGACGCCCTGTTCACCGTCGCGGGCCGGGTACGCGACCCCCGTCTGAATGCCCGGGCCACGCTGAAAGGTGACGCCGAGGGCACGCTGTATGCCGAAGCCTCGAACCTGGACCTGGGGCGCGGCACCCTGCGCACCCGACTGTACGGGACCGTCACCCAGGGCCAGAACCGCGCCACGCTGGACCTCAGTGGTACGTGGCCGCGTCTGGGCGGCGCCGTGCAGGTCCGGGTGGAGGGGATAGAGGCTCCCGTCATCCTGCGCGGCGACGCCCAGGGCAACTACGACCTGAGTGCCGGCGAACTGGGCAGTGGCCGCCTGACCCTGACGGGCGGGCAGGGCCTGATTCCGGGCCTGAGCGGCCGGCTGGCCCTGACACCGCTGCCCCTCGTGGACGGCACGGGTCAGCTGTCGGTGAGTGCCACGCTGGGCGGCAGCCTCTCGGCGCCCACGCTGGCCGGGTCGCTGGCTTCGCGGGAAGCGGCGGCTGCCGGCGTCCGGTTGCGTGACACGACCGGGATCTTCAGTGCCACCCTGGCCGGACTGCGTGGGACCCTGACCCAGGCGGGACGTACAGTCGCCACCTTTGAAGGCCCCCAGGTCAAGGTCAACGACCTGCGCCTGAACGCTGCCGGCAGCATTCTGTCTGCCAGTGGCACTGCCGACCCGGGTGGCCGCACCGAGTTGAGCCTGGGGACCACGGGCACCCTGAACGGAACCCTGAGTGCCACCTACGCCGCGCAGGCCCTGACCGTCCGCGGCAGCCTGGGTGGACTGCAGGGCCTGCGTGCCGCGGTGGATGTTCAGGCCGATCCACGTACCGGCTGGCGCGGTACGGCCCGCGTGACGGGCGGTCCACAGGGTCTACTGTCGCGCCCGGTCCAGCTCAGCGTCAGCGGCGCATTCGACCATCCGCTGGTGCAGGGTGAAGCGGGGCTGCTGGGTGCGGGGGCGCGCATCGTGGCCAACACCGAGGGCGTGCAGGTCCGTCTGGTGGATGGTCCCGCCGCATCCGGAAATGGGGTCGTGGAGCTCAGACCGGCAGCAACCGGGCCATGGCGCTGGAGCGGCGCCGCCAGCCTGAGCCGGCCTGAACTCAGCCTGAATGTGACCCCCAGCGGCCCGCTGGACGACCCAAGCGTGCTGCTCAGCGTCCGCCGCGGCGACTGGCGCGCCAGTGGCAGCGCCAGCCTGGCCGGGGCCGATCTTACCGTGACCGACGGCGAACGCAGTGGCACGCTGACCTGGCAGGACGGCCAGGTGGCGGCCAACCTGCCTGGCCTCAACCTGGCCCGGCTTGGGCTGGAGGGGCTGGGAGGCAGCCTGACCGCCCAGGGCCGCGTGACCACCGCCACCCAGGACGGTCAGGTCACGGTCCGGGTTTCGGGATTACGGACGCCCTACGCTCTCCCCTACCTGGGCGTGGACCTGGACGGAGAAGTCAGCGGAAATATCACCCTGCGGGCCGGTCGCCCGGCCGTGCAGGCCACCCTGGCGCTGCCCAGCGGCACCCTGAACATCACGGCTGCCCAGGGCCAGGATTACTGGACCGGGCGCGTCGGTGGCCGCCTGACACGTGAGGACGGCAGCCTCACGGTGGATGTCTCGGCCGACAACGGCGGCCTGCGCGGCACGCTGGACGCCGCGCGCTTCCCACTGGATCTGGCCGGACAGGACCTGCGTGCCGACGGCCGCGTGACCCTGAACGGTCAGACCTTCGAGGCACGCGTCCTGGCCCGCAACACCATCGACGGCGACATGGCCGGACAGGTCCGCGTGGACGCCTCGGGGGGCATCGCCGATCTGGTGCCGGCCCTGCAGGGTGCTCTGGCCCTCCGGCCAACCGAGGAAGGCTACGGGCTCAGCGCCACCCTCAGCGACCTGGAAATCGCCGACCTGAAGATCGCCCCTGGCCTCTCGGGGCCGATCAGCGGGGAAGCGACCCTGCGCGACGGAGGCGGCACCTTTACGCTCCGCTCCGAGGCCCTGAAGGTGGGGCCGCGAACCCTGCCCGCCCGAATCGAAGGCACCCAGGTGGCCGGCGACTGGCGGATTCGCGGCTTTCTTGGACAGTCGGAGTTCACAGCCGGTCTGAACGCCGGAGAAGTGTTCGGACAGGGCAACCTGCGCGGGCTGCCCCTGGGCGCAGCGGTCGCGGCTGCCCTGGGCACCGTCCCGGGAGAGGGTGTGGTCACAGGTGTGGTCCGCTTCCGTTTCCCGCTGGCTGACCCACAGGCCGGCGAGGCAACCGTGGTGGCCGAACGGATCCGCGTGAGCGCCACCAGTGGTCAGGGCAAGGACGCCGTCACCGAAACGCTGACTGGCAGCGGCACCCTGGACTACGCCCGCCGCGAACTGCGAAATATTAATGTGCAGCTCTCGGGTGCGGGCACGTGGGACGTGCGGGGCCAGTTCACGCGTGAGCGGGTGGACCTGACCGCCCAGTTCACGAACACCACCTTCACCCCGGTGCTGCAACTGGTGCCGGGCCTCGCTGAGCTGGACCCCAGCCTGAAAGGGACCGTGACCCTCAGCGCCGCTGGCACGTACGACCGCCCTCGCGGTGTGCTGCGGGCGCAGGATCTGTCGGGCGCGGTCGCCGGGCTGAGCCTGCAGGTACCGTCCTTCACCGGTGACCTGCCGGACAGCGGAGCCTTCACGGGCGGCGGCCGGGTCCGGACCGGGGGAACGGTCGGTGCCGATCTGAACGTCACCCTGCGCGGCCAGCTCACGCTGGGTGACCTGAGCGGCACGGTCATCACGGCCAGCGGCCTGCTGGCCCCCGAAGCTCTGGGCGCCCTGCCCAACACCACCGTGACCATTGCCCAGGGAACGGGCAATCGCTGGACCCTGGACGCCCAGAGCCGAAGCACCAATCCCACAGCGGGCACCGGCGTTCTGCAGCTCACTGGGTCAGTCGCCCCGCAGTGGGACCTCAGCGTGACGGCCCGGAACTACAACCTGCCGCTGGCAGTGATCTACGGCCGCGAGAGCATTCTGAATGCCGACCTGCGCGCTGTGGATGACGGTGATCTGGTTCGCGTGACCGGCACGGCGGATTTCCTGCGCCTGATCCTGGGCCGGGTCAACGCGCCCGAAGTCATTCCTGCTCCCGGGCGCACCCGCACGGCTTCGGAGGGCGGACGCACCACCGACGACTACGACAGCCCGCTGCCCGTAGAGTTCACGACCTTCCCACGTCCGGCAACGGAAGGCGAGGCGGCCCGTCCGGCGCTGCCGTTCCTGGAAAGACTGGTGTTCGGGGATATCCAGCTGCGTGCGCCCAACGGCATCCGGGTCGACGAGAACCTGGCGCGTGCCGAGTTCTCCGGCAACCTGGTGCTGTCCGGCACCGGGGCCCGCCCCCTGGTGCGCGGTGACATCGTGGCGCAGCGCGGCGTGATCTTCCTGCGGGAAAATGAATTCAACATCACGGCCAGCAGCGTGAACTTCAGCGGCGAGAGCCTGTACCCCAGCTTTACCCTCAACGCCACCGGAACGGTGCTGGCCGCGACCACCCGGCAGCGGGTGCCTGTGAACCTGAACGTCACAGGCAACTTCGTGACCCGCGCTGGAGGCGACCGCGGGCTGGAGCTGAACACCGTGCTGAGCTGCGCTCCCACGGCTGCTGCGGCAAGCTGCTCGGACCCCGACACGCGGCTGGCGTACACCGAGGCCGAGCTCTATGCCCTGGTGGCCACGGGCGTCCCGAACCTCACCGCGCTGCCGAACAACCTGGCCTCGCTGGGGGCCAGTGCGCTGCAGACCGCCCTGAACGTGTTCGTGCTGGGCGAGCTGGAACGCAGTATCGCCAGGGCGTTCGGGCTGGACGTGTTCCGCCTGACGCCGCAGCTGCTGAACCCGGATGGGTCGGTGGGCGCCACCCTGACGCTCGGCTCGTACCTGACCCGTGACCTGTACCTGCAGTACCAAGTGAACCTCAACGGAGAGGGCCTGATCAACGCCACCTACAACACGCCCGACAACCGCTTCACCTTCCAGGTGAGCACGCCGCTCAACGGGCTGAACCTGCAGAGCATCCGCCCCAGCTTCAGTGCCGGCTACAACATCAATCCCCGCACCAGCGTCAGCATCGGTGTGGAAAGCGCCGAGGCCAGCACCCGGCTGCGCTTCGGCGTGACCTACCGCATCGGTGGGCGCTGACAGCCAGCCACAGAAGCACAGGCAACAACACGCCCGCCCCGGGAATTCCCGGGGCGGGCTGTTCTGGACCGCATGGAGCACAGCACTCTGGCATGCCATAACCGAAAAAATCGTCTGCATGGAAAATCATGCAGACAGTTCTCGATAGATCGTATCTTCCGGAACCCCTCGAATGGATCTTCAGATCCCTCAGGTAAGGCAGCCCGGGACAGGTGCGCCGTAAGAGACCAGAGGGTCGCCAGCGTGGGCGCCCTCTGGTGACATTCTGCCTGTGCGGTCTGAATGCTTTTAGCGGCTGACGTTCGCGCGGGGCTCGAGCGCGTAGAAAGCCACAACGGCCACCAGGGTGCCCACCCAGCCGGGGGCGCTGCCCAGGTCCAGCTCGAAGGGACGGCCCAGGACGGTGCTGCCCAGCTGGCCAGCCAGCTTCTCGCCGTTCTGGTGGGCCACGATGTTCCAGCCGACGATGGGCTCACCCAGAAAGCCGGTCACCCGGTCCACGCCGCGAAGTGTGAGTTTCTGTGCCCCCACGTTGCCGCGCAGTTCGCCATCCTGCAGCTCGATCCGGACGCTGTCGGCCCCGATGCTGCCCTGCACGCCACGCTCGGTGATTTCCAGATTGATGTCCTTGCCGTGCAGCTTGCCGCCGGCGCGGCCCTTGATGGTGTCACCGGCAATGGCGCAGCGGATGTCGTACCCGTCTGCGCCGCCGAGACGGCCCCTGATGAGATCTTCCATGCGCGGAAGTATAGCGGAGGTGGGAGTCGCAAACCGACCAGCCCTGCCCCGGAGCACAGAGGGATCAGCGCCATCCGGTTTGGTGATTTGGGGGCGCGTGCTGTGCGGCAAACCAGGCGCGAACGGCCTATCAGAGGCGGCAGATCATCTCCGACTGGAGCAGAGGCGCACTCCTGTTTGCCTTCAACGTCCGGGAGGCCCGCAAGTGTCATCGGCAGCGATCTCGTCATACAGGTGGCGAATAGCGGCGGCCATGGCAGCGTTGACCGGTACGCGGGCCTCCAGCCACCCCAGCATCGCCAGCGCGGCTTGCGGGGTGCCCGCGTAACCCGGTGCAAACGCCGGAAGATGGGTGGCCACTTGCGGATAGTGCTGCTCGAAACGCCGTTCAGGGCCAAAGGCATCTGCCGTGCCCGTCCTGGGCACCTCGAGATGCTGGGTCAGGCGGAGGATGCGGTCCAGGGCGTAGCCCTGCACGAAACGGAACCCGGATAGCCGTTCACCGCGCGCGTACCGCTGCAACCCGACAAAGAGGTTGGTCAGGGCTTCCCCTGTTTCCCATTCCGGGTCAATGCTGGGCGCGGAAGGCACCGTGAGCGGCCGGGCCAGTGCGTCGGAAACGTCATCACTCTTCCAGACCATCGTTCCGGGCGCGAAGGGAACGCTGGCCAGATCATGTTCGTCGAATACAGCGAATTCGCAGAAGATGCCATCCTCGTACAGCACCTTGTAACCGTCTTCGGTATTCCGGAACACGAACCCGACGGGGGCGATGCCATCCAGCCATGACAGGTCAGTCAGAAGAGCCGCCTTCTTCCCGGTCCCGGCGATGATAAAGAAGTCCAGGTCGGAATACCGGTCGAGCCGCTCGCGGTCGGGACCAGCCGAGCCCAGCCCGATCAGCGCCCGAGCCTCGCCGCACCGCTCAAGGGCAGCCGCGATATCAGAGAGTCGATGGAGCAGCAGGTCAGGAGACGCCATCTGCAGAGCTTATCCGGGGCCAGGGAACCACATCTCATCACATGCCGCCGGGCCGGGACACCACTCAGGCCTCTCGCATGAGACTTCCAGTGAACCGCCGCAGGCCGACTGGCCCGGTTCCCTGTTCACCACGACCGCCCAGATCTCAGGACCGGATCAAACCCTGCTGCTCGAAGTAGGCGCGGCGCGTCAGCACTGGCCCGCCCTCTCCCAGCTGCACCCTGCCGGCGTTCCAGCGTTCAAACAGAATGCGCAGCGCACCCCCGAGCAGAGCGGCCCCGAACCATGCCGGGGGCGATTCACTGAAGCGCAAGGTGTGCCCGTCCCAGGCAAGGTGCGGACAGTCAGCGTCCTGAGCGGCCCAGAACATGCCCCCGCGTTGTCCGGCTGCCCAGTCCCCAAGCTTCTGTGCCCGCACAGTCAGTGGCGGTTCGCGCACCTGGCCGTCGTACTGGGGGGCGGCGTAGGCTTCGCTGTAGAGACCATACAGCTGTGCCTGCAACTGGTGCGCCTGGACACGCAGCCGCGCCTCTTCCCGGCCGCTGAGGCTCCCCGGGGGTCCGTCCAGGGCCGCCCGCAGTGCGGAAAGCCGGGTCTCCACCGGTCCCAGTTGCTGCCGTGGGGTGGGGGTCGGCGGTGGAGGGGGCGGGTCCCCTTCCAGCCCCCGGGCCGGGTCGCGGTACTCGCGGCTGCCCCAGCCGTGCGGCTCGCGCAGTTGGGCATCCTCGATGACCCACAGGCGATTGGCCACTTCGCGTGCGAAGCGGCGGTCGTGGGTCACGATGACCACGGCACCCGCGTAGGCATGTACCGCCGCCTCCAGGGCCTGCAGGGCCTCGACGTCCAGATGGTTGGTCGGCTCGTCAAGCAGCAGCAGATCGGCCCGCAGACCGCTGACCAGGGCCAGCCCGGCGCGGGCACGTTCGCCTCCCGAAAGCACTTCCGGGGTCTTGAGCCAGTCGGCGGCCGTGAATCCCGCGCCGCCCAGCAGGGCCGCTGCCCGGGACCCGAAACGCCGCTCGAACTGGGCGCGCAGGCCCTCGCCGGGGGTCAGCCCGTGCCAGATCTGGTCCAGGCTGGCCACACTGACGCCCGACGCGACCTGAAACACTGGAGCCGGGACCGCCTCGTCCGGAAAGATTTCGCCGGCCAGCAGGCGCATCAGGGTGGTCTTCCCGGTGCCGTTGGCGCCCATCAGGGCCACCCGGTCGCCCTGACGCAGCTTAAAGGCGACATCGTGCAGCACGGTATGCTCGCCGTAGCACTTCCCGAGATGTTCGCCCCAGGCAACCAGGCGGGCCCGCGCGGTGCCCGCCAGAAGACGCATACGGATCTGCCGTTCGGGCAGGGGCGCCTCGGTGAGGGCTACCCGTTCGGCGCGGGTTTTGACGGCCGAGGATCGTCGCCCCCGGCGGTCCAGCCATTCCACGCTGCCCTGCAGCCGGCCAGCCTCGCGTTCTCCCAGGCGGTGCGCGCGGGCCTGGGTGCGGCGCTCCAGTTCGCGCTGGGCCCGGGCCCGGCTGTAGCCCCCTGGGTACGGGGTGGCCTCCCCGTTTTCCAGCCACAGGCTGCGCGTGGCGACCGCGTCCAGGAAGTCCCGGTCATGACTGGTCAGCAGCACCCCGCCGGGAAAGCCCCGCAGCCATCCCTCCAGCCACTCGCGCATACGGATGTCCAGGTGGTTGGTGGGTTCATCCAGTATCAGCAGGTCCGGCTCGCGGGCCAGCGCCAGCGCCAGCGCCAGCCGGGTGCGTTCGCCGCCGGACAGGGTGGCCGCCTCGCGCGTAAGAAAGCGGGTCAGATCCAGCATGCCCAGAATGCGGCGCACCCGGGAGGGCCACGCGTAGGCTTCAGCCTGTTCCAGCCGGGCATGCAGGCCAGTCCAGGACGCCAGCGTCTGAGGGTCACCCAGGTTGGCTTCCAGGGCCAGCAGCTCGGTTTCCAGTTCCCGGTACGGGTGCGAGGCGTCAATCAGCGCCCGCACACTCAGGCCCGCCGGGTGGGCATGCTGCTGCGAGAGCACACTCAGCCGCAGGTCCTCGCTGCGCCAGACCTCCCCGTCCTCAGGACGCAACTCACCAGTCAGGATCCGCAGCAGGGTGGTCTTGCCCGCCCCGTTGCGCCCCAGCAGCGCGACCCGTTCACCAGTCATGACACTCAGCGATACGCCGGAAAGCACCGGCCGCTCCCCGAAGGTCACAGCCAGTGCCTGAGCGCTCAGCAGGGTCGACACACCCTGGAGGCTAACAAAGTCAGGAGGGCAGCGGCCAGCCGGTGAATGGCTTAATGCATGAACTGACCGGCCCTGATCGTCACGGGGTCTCGGTGGCCGGAGCGCTGAGGGGCACCTTGAGGGTCGTGGCTGTCAGGGAACGTTTGCCCGCCTTGTAGCCATTCTTGGACAGCACAAATGCCGTCACATTCAGCGCCTGCGAGGTGGTCAGGCTGCCGGGCTTGTTGCGGGGCATATTCTTGGCGGTGTAATCGTGAACGTCAGCCACCGGGCGCTTGCCGTCGGCCCACTTGGCCAGGAACTTCTCACCGACCAGGGCGGGCGCCCGGCCTCCCTGCAGCTTGTTCCCGTGGCAGCCCTGGCAGCTCTGGGTGTAGACGCGCTGCCCCAGGGTGACCTGCGTCGAGGTGAAGCTGGGCATAGGCGCCGGCGTGGTCTGGGCCGACCCGGGGGCCGCCAGCACAACGGCGAGCAGCCCGCTCAGACCCAGACCTGCGGCAGAAAAACGAAATGCGGAACGCTGCATCACGGTCAACCTCCTGAAGAACCTGACGACGATGAACCCTGAATCTGTGCGGTGTGGACACGGCGAGGTAGGACGCGCCTATCGTACACCCTGCCCGGACGCCAAAAACAGCAGGCCGGTATCATGTCGCCTGCCATGACGTGCTCCCCGCCCGACACTCTCTCCGAGCCCAGCACATGGGTGGTGGCCGCCCTGTATCAGTTCCGGGCGGTTGACGACCCGGCTGCGCTGAGGGGCACCCTGCATGACCTCGCCCACGACCTGAGGCTATGCGGCACGCTGCTGGTCGCCTCCGAGGGCATCAACGGTACGGTGGCCGGTTCCCGTGAGGCCATCACGGTGCTGCATGACCGGCTGCTGGAGCTGGGCTTTACCCGCCTGGAGTACAAAGAAAGCCTCAGCCCACATCAGCCTTTCAAGCGCCTCAAGGTCCGCCTGAAAAAGGAGATCGTGACGCTGGGGGTCCCGGTCGAGCCGCGTCAGCAGGTAGGCACCTACCTGAGCCCCGCCGAGTGGAACGCCCTGACGGCCGACCCGGACGTGATCGTGGTGGACACCCGCAACCGTTACGAGGTGCAGGCCGGCACCTTTCAGGGTGCCCTCAACCCTGGCCTGGACAGCTTCCGGGAGTTTCCGGCCTGGGTGGATGAGCACCTGGCCGGCGCGGAAGGCAAACGCATCGCAATGTTCTGCACCGGGGGTATCCGCTGCGAAAAAAGCACCAGCCTGCTGCGGCAGAAGGGCTTTCAGGACGTTTATCACCTGCAGGGCGGCATCCTGCGCTACCTGGAGGAAATGCCCCGCGAGGAGAGCCGCTGGGAAGGCGAGTGCTTCGTCTTTGACGGCCGCGTGACGGTAGGCCACGGCCTGACTCCTGGCGGGAGCGAGATGTGCCACTCGTGCGGCTGGCCGCTGACCGAAGGCGATCTGGAGAGTCAGCAGTTCGAGCGTGGCGTGAGCTGCCCCCACTGCTTTGCCGAAACGACCGAAGCTCAGAAAGCCGCCTTCCGCGACCGCCAGCAGATGTACGACCGGGGGCAGTTGTGAGTATGCCTGCCCCCGCCGCAGTGCTGGCGCCCACCCGCCTGATCCTGGTGAGGCATGGTCAGACCGCCCATAACCTGGAGCGGCGCATGCAGGGTCATGTGGACGCGCCGCTGGACGACACCGGCCATGAGCAGGTCCGGAAGCTTGCCCGACACCTGCACGCTCTGGGCGTCCGCGACCCGGTCATTCACAGCAGTGATCTTCAGCGCGCCGCCGCCACTGCCGAGGCGCTGCACGCGGCGCTCGGCGGCTCCCTGCACCGCCACCGTGACCTGCGTGAGATCGGGCTGGGCGAGTGGGAAGGCCAGCTGTACGCCGAGATCGAAACTGCCCACCCGGAACTGTACGGCCGTTTCTGGGATGGAGACCCGGTGTGCTGCGCTCCGGGCGGTGAAACGCCTCAGGAGTGCGGCGACCGCGTGCTGAGGCATCTTGAACAGCACTGGCCTGTGCCGGGACAGACGGTGATCATCGTCTCTCACGGCATTGCCGTCGGCGCCGCGCTGGCACGGCTGCTGGGCCTGGACTACCAGCAGACCTTCCGTGAGCGATCGCTGCTTCATCTCAACACGGCCTACTCCGTGCTGACCCTTGACCCCCGGACACGAGAGGTCCAAAACACTCTCCTGGCGCAATCCGGACACCTGAACGGCTGAACGCGGCCTTCAGGTTACAGCCGCCCCTGCACCCGGATCTGAACCACATCGACACGGTCGGTCGCCTGCGGCGCGCCTTCCAGCACGCGGATACCCAGATAAAGACGGCCGGTCCTGACACTCTGGTCCAGCTGCTCTCCCTTCAGGCGAACCTGGGTACCCTCGTGCGGTCGGAGTGCGACTTCTGTCAGCGCCTCTCCTCC is part of the Deinococcus malanensis genome and harbors:
- a CDS encoding ABC-F family ATP-binding cassette domain-containing protein; the encoded protein is MSTLLSAQALAVTFGERPVLSGVSLSVMTGERVALLGRNGAGKTTLLRILTGELRPEDGEVWRSEDLRLSVLSQQHAHPAGLSVRALIDASHPYRELETELLALEANLGDPQTLASWTGLHARLEQAEAYAWPSRVRRILGMLDLTRFLTREAATLSGGERTRLALALALAREPDLLILDEPTNHLDIRMREWLEGWLRGFPGGVLLTSHDRDFLDAVATRSLWLENGEATPYPGGYSRARAQRELERRTQARAHRLGEREAGRLQGSVEWLDRRGRRSSAVKTRAERVALTEAPLPERQIRMRLLAGTARARLVAWGEHLGKCYGEHTVLHDVAFKLRQGDRVALMGANGTGKTTLMRLLAGEIFPDEAVPAPVFQVASGVSVASLDQIWHGLTPGEGLRAQFERRFGSRAAALLGGAGFTAADWLKTPEVLSGGERARAGLALVSGLRADLLLLDEPTNHLDVEALQALEAAVHAYAGAVVIVTHDRRFAREVANRLWVIEDAQLREPHGWGSREYRDPARGLEGDPPPPPPTPTPRQQLGPVETRLSALRAALDGPPGSLSGREEARLRVQAHQLQAQLYGLYSEAYAAPQYDGQVREPPLTVRAQKLGDWAAGQRGGMFWAAQDADCPHLAWDGHTLRFSESPPAWFGAALLGGALRILFERWNAGRVQLGEGGPVLTRRAYFEQQGLIRS
- a CDS encoding c-type cytochrome, producing the protein MQRSAFRFSAAGLGLSGLLAVVLAAPGSAQTTPAPMPSFTSTQVTLGQRVYTQSCQGCHGNKLQGGRAPALVGEKFLAKWADGKRPVADVHDYTAKNMPRNKPGSLTTSQALNVTAFVLSKNGYKAGKRSLTATTLKVPLSAPATETP
- the trhO gene encoding oxygen-dependent tRNA uridine(34) hydroxylase TrhO; amino-acid sequence: MTCSPPDTLSEPSTWVVAALYQFRAVDDPAALRGTLHDLAHDLRLCGTLLVASEGINGTVAGSREAITVLHDRLLELGFTRLEYKESLSPHQPFKRLKVRLKKEIVTLGVPVEPRQQVGTYLSPAEWNALTADPDVIVVDTRNRYEVQAGTFQGALNPGLDSFREFPAWVDEHLAGAEGKRIAMFCTGGIRCEKSTSLLRQKGFQDVYHLQGGILRYLEEMPREESRWEGECFVFDGRVTVGHGLTPGGSEMCHSCGWPLTEGDLESQQFERGVSCPHCFAETTEAQKAAFRDRQQMYDRGQL
- a CDS encoding histidine phosphatase family protein, whose protein sequence is MPAPAAVLAPTRLILVRHGQTAHNLERRMQGHVDAPLDDTGHEQVRKLARHLHALGVRDPVIHSSDLQRAAATAEALHAALGGSLHRHRDLREIGLGEWEGQLYAEIETAHPELYGRFWDGDPVCCAPGGETPQECGDRVLRHLEQHWPVPGQTVIIVSHGIAVGAALARLLGLDYQQTFRERSLLHLNTAYSVLTLDPRTREVQNTLLAQSGHLNG